The genomic stretch AATTCAATAGATAGTATtttgaaaaaggaaatgaaGTTTTGAAATGATTTACAGCAAAAGGCCTTGATTATTCTCAGTGTTCTTcctttaaaaattgatttctaTCCATGTTATTTATCATCTTACAAATTGTTCACGAATCATGATTACTTTCCAAGAGGTATTACGAAATAATTATAGTATTACTTGTGACACAAATTTTCCTTCAATCTAATATTTATTATGTGATTTTGCCTTATGCTTTGTGTTTACTTATTACTGAGTTGTGAATATCAACTCTTTACCTGCCTGTAAACCTTGTTTATAGAAAGTAGAAACTGATGCACATGTCATGATATGCctttgaaaattgaaagttaTCATGAACAATTTGTAAGATAATAACCCCAGGTGGcacaaaaatcaacaaaaagtcaaaaacatTAATGGTGTGTGAATCCTTAAAGTTGAGGCTCTAAATTCAAGACTAAACAAAGATAATTTGATGGTGTAAACTCCCTTAATAATTTCATAGAGATTAAAAGTGCATATTTATAAtaggaaaaattttatttaactactttaaatttttataacttttacaattatttattaatgttcaaaatatcttcaatttagtgtatcaaacttttaattttttataatgtcatattcctttaaaattttctgttaaattctattaaaattctcaaaatactcatttatatatataatgcaaagGTTTAGGCgtaggtatttttgcaaattccgttaaatcctCACTCATGcttaaatctttgcaatttttatttttatttttattttgacacCCTTCCTTAAggatttaaggaaaaaaaaacttaacaaatagataatattgcaaaaaattgaaagtttaatatgTTAAATTGGGAATAGGATCTTGTCCAGTTCATATTCGATTAGTTATattaaaagtgtatttttatttttttactttttgatgagacaaaaatacctatctaatataactaactgaatattattcggtctaaataaaatggagagaatcaATATTAATTcgttaaattgaaaaattttttaactttgaagAGTAAAtacaaaagtgataaaaattcAATGGGATTACATGAATCGGTGGTATAATCATTCCTGAAATGGTGGGAAGATGGTAACTGTCGTCATAAAGACTAACATTACCATCTCTCAGACTCAGACTCTGAGCTCTGATTCTGAGAATCCCGCCAGTAAAAGTTTCCATCAACAGTGGGGATGACTGCATCATGGTGGGAAGTAGTGAGGGCAGatgaattttaaataaatacaatttaatgGGCTTGATTAGACTCACAAATGCCTTCTTATCAACAGGTAAATGACTTTAATGCCCTGACCATTAACACACAAAAGCTGAAAGAGAAAAGAGTCACTTGAATGCTAAACTGGTCCCCTTTCTTTGACtttactcaattttttatttatttatttttattttttatagaacaTGATGGAATGGTAGAGAAAATGAAAGGGCTAAgaaccctttttttaatttattttttattttttctctttgggtTGAGGCTaagagaaaaagtagaaaaagacaacATGCATGTTAAAAACATGTCTTTCTAGAACAAAAGCTCACAGTGGTCCTCGATCTCAATTTTCAAAGCAtctcttcttttgtttcaaCTTTAGGGTCTCTCAAAGTGTTCAAAAGTGAAGCTTTGCGGCATAACTTCAATTTacatcaaattttcaaaaagcaaTCCGTTCGATTCCAACTGCATGCCAGTgggttaatatttttaaaacatttttgcaatatatatttttttaatataaattttaacaaaatttaacgaaaaatcttaacaaaaatgagtaattcaaagaaattaaaagttcgatatccTTAATTACgagtttttttaacttcaataaactaatttaaaaaaatacgtGAAAGTTCAGACaggtttttgaaaaattttcaatgaattttgaaaaaagttttgatAAAAACATACGGAGCATTTATTATAACGGATCAAAATCCTCTAGATTTCTTACAATAACTCCGTATTGCATTTTTTGAAAATCACAACAATTATTATTAGCTTAAATGatttaaatttaacaaaaaaaaaaaaactatacttGGAGTTATCTTGAGAAAATTATGAGAATCCTAATCTAAATAGTATCAAGCCACCCTTTATGCGACAATCACTGGTTTCAATTTACTTTAACAAGCTTGATTGCAATTTGCTTATACTCGTTCAATGTCGGCAACATACATACAAAGCTTGATTGACAACTTTGGAAGATGCTAAGAAAAAGAGTGAGCATGATTACATCCAAAAGATTTTTACGATTTATTCCCGATTGAATTTTGAATGCTTTATCATGTAAAACTAGAAAAGGacattttggttgttttggatCCTGAGTTTGAGTTGATTAAATTGGCTCAATTTCAGTTTGAATCGTTAAGAGCCAAGGTTTGTGATTTAGCggagaaaatgcagtttacccccctgaagtttcaagaattttttaattttaactacaaagttaaaaaattgtcaatttattcccttaaagtttcaaaaattgacaatttaaactctccgtttaattttttcggATAGAAATCTATGAacttacatcattaccctcagttttttttttttaaaaaaaatttcgttcaatttaacggaaattagtaacggaaggtttaaattatcaatttttgaaactttaggagatagattgttaatttttgaacttttggattaaaattaaaaaatccctaaaacttcaggggatAAACTACATTTTCCCCTAATTTAGCTATTATGCTCCATTTTTACTCCAACGGACACGGTAAAATAAAACTTTTCCCCACAATTGCTTCAGTAAAATTTTACTGTAGCACATGTTAgtcttcctctctttctctctctccctcaacacTTGTTCGTTCCCTTCCTCATTTCTGAGCTTCTTGGCGAGAAAAATGGTGGGCAAGAAAAGCACCCCAACCCCTACCACCAAAGAACTCTTCAGTGCAAATCCATAACCCACCGAAGTCTTGAACCCACCAAGTCATGGGTATGGTGCCTACCCACCACATCCACTGTCGCCGTAGAAGAAGAACTTCCACCAAGCCATGGCTATGACGTTCAATGTGGAAATGGAATCCAAGAGAGATGAGGGCTTGGTTTGGTAGCCCATTTCTCCAACCCATCacgccaagagatgagagatggtCTGATTGAATTTTTATCCCTGCCCACATTTTATGGTCTGATTTCCAGGTGTTGATTTGTTGGTCTGGTTTCGCTAAGAGAGATGGGAGGAAGATCTGATTTTCAGTTGCTGTGGTTTTGTTGAGAGAGAAGGGGTGAAGAGAATTTCCCTCTCTAGTTtgccaagagagagagaggagaaaatgtaggataaaaaataataaaaataacaataaaaaaaaatatttttttaaaaagtaaagagCGGAGGAAATctagtagttaaaataaagggttaaatactccaaaccctcatagggttttccaactttatattttttttcctgggatttcatttttatcacaggaggtccctgtgattttgataagtGATCAAATTAGTTAACCGTTacaactgacacgtggaccaatcaaacgtcgacacgtggcacatatattaatttttttttaaaaaaattaatatatatatatatatatataatatatatatatatatatattttaaaattaaaaaaaatgtatttaaaaaaaataataaaaaaaagaaacggaaaACATTGGGCCACCCCTTttacccattgggggtggccgagccaccccatggaGCCTTGGGGGCCACCaacaattgtttttctttacttttttttttttttaattaaaaaaaaattaaataggtgctacgtgtcaacatctgattggtccacgtgtcagtcctaacggtcaactaacagatggactaacttggttctttatcaaaaccccataGGGGttctatgataaaaatgaaaccccatgaggtaaaaataaagttaccaaaccccaagggggtatttggtatttaaccctaaaattaaaaaaaaaattgtaattggaGTAGCTAAAATAACCATTATTGCTAGAAATGCTCTGAGAGCTCTAATCATGTGGTTGACGTGTTGAGTCATTCACCTCTTGTTTATCTTTAAGGGAAAATATACTTACCCCTCAAACTAACATTTCATTTGCACTTTACATTCAAACTATCATTTGAGACTTTCTATAGTGTTTGATGATAAATGCCAAATGTGACCCACACGTgcaaattttgttatttgaaatACCCAAGATACCCTAATTTCAGGAGATAGAAAGTCACATTtgtatttcaaatgaaataataataataataataataatctaaaagataaagagaagagagatgggGTTGGTTGGACCACCTCCTCGGGACTAATGGGGTACTTCAacctcccaaaacaaaaacaactttaGAGAAGCTAAATAAGCCTTGCAGCCGTGAGAAGTGATTCAGTAACTCCAAAATAAAAGCTTTGATGGTAATTTGGccattttaagtaaaaaaataaaaaattggatataCAAGTCACTTGTGTAAATTTCCGTCCATTTTAATGTTAAACACTACCAGTTGAAAGAAAACAGTAATATGAAGGGATAACGTGTCACACGATACCAGTTGAAAGAAAACGGTAATACGAAGGGATAACGTGTCACACGATAGTTCATAGGGTTAAGTGTATGCCCCCCGCCTCTTTAATACTTTTAAGATTCTTTTGGGAGATATTAAGCATAAAATGATTTACTGTAATAGTAAACTGAAAGAAGATACACACTACGATATCAATGTTACTTGGCTTCAATGCTTACGTATTTGTTGGAACTCCATTGTCGACATATTTTCAAAGTGTAGGAAATTTGAATGCAATGTGTTCGAGACTATTTAAGCaagttttatttgtaaatttGGAAATTTGAATGTTAATAATTTCACAATGCCCTGATATGGTACAAATTCCGCGTTACAAACGATTTTCCTGTAACCAACTATCACAAAATCTTTGCTTCTGCATAAAAAATTGGAACTCTTTTGGACTACATCTCATTCctgtggggggggggggaatcGTGCAAGTCCTATCCTCGCAGCATTTTTTTTGAGGTCTTAGAGAGCTTTCTTTATTTGAAAGAAGTTAGAGCATTCCTTGTGCGCAGCATCAACATCGTCTGGAGATGCCACTGCAACCACCACACCTTTATCTTTAACTGCCTCAATTGCATCAGCAAATTCCTTGAAGTCCTTCAGACTGTGAGAGAAAAGACATAAAAACCTTTGGGTGAATACGCCTTTATCTAAGGAATGACCCAACCATTGCTTCAATGCAAGGTCATTTAAAAGGAACTCAAATtcctagcctatttatagatcAATTTCATCGTTTTAGTCCGGTTTTCCTAATAGTAATGCCACCGATTTTGAAAATATTCAAATctcattttttgttattatttctcgATTGGAAACAAAAGTCTATGCATCAGTCAATAAACACCATCTTTTACCTGGTTGACAATATCTCTCCACGTCTTCTTTGCCTTTCTTCTTCCGTGATTCCCAACAAATAGCGCAACATactacagaaaaaaaaaaaaaataataaataagagtaaatttgaGTCGTACCCGTGCTAACAGCAATAAAACTATGATTAGAAGCATCGATTTAATATCTGACATTAGCAGTGACCTTCCCTATCTGGAAGTGTGCCTTTGAAACAAGACATGAAATTACAACTTCAGACTCATACATTTTAGATTTTTCAGCAAAGAAACAGTTAAAATCAAGGGTAACATCTTTAATTGTATTGAAGCGCATTCATTCAAATTAAGACTGGAAAAAAGCCACCTTTTAAAAAGTGCGGTCCACATACCTGCTATAACCTTTGGCATCGGGGAGCTGGTATGAATCCACGTCGCCAATGGTTCCAATGATGGCCTTTGTGAGAGCATCGTCATCCATTACCAACCCACGGAGAAAATCCGCAGTTCCATCATATACTTCAAGTGTCTTTAACAAGTTGGGGTCGCGATACGATAAGAAGGAGAATACTCCTAAACAAGAAACCCCAAAAACATAAGATTCTGAAATAGCAATTATAACCCTTCACAAAGCATGTAATGACCCAAATTGTACCTGAGTGAGTATCAAAGTCACAAAAGCCTCCATAAGCCCCACCACTAACTCGCACACGATCCCATAACCATGTATTACTTAAGTATTTTGAAATTACATATGCACTCCCATCAAGTTGGTAGCCAGTTTCGTAAAGGTTAGCTGCTTTTCCAACATAATTAACCTGAAGAATGTAAAAGTCAATAAATAATGACATGGAATCAAGAAATCTAAAAGGAAAACAAGCAGGAGGAAGCATATAAATTCTCACCTGCGTAGGTATCACAATGGCTTCATTCTCTGAAGGAAGCCGAGCATTCCAACTAGCCGTTTTAAGAAGTGAGTTGCTGGGAAGTGAATCAAGAAACTTGCTAACAAACTTTTCTGAATTCGTGAGGGTTTTCCCATCAGCAGTCATATTTATCAGGCAACCATTCCTCGAAAGTAAGGACTTGCGAATCTCCTCAAGAGATGAAGAAATTCCATCCCAATCTTGATCAACATTCTCTTCAAGAGCTTTTAAGAATTCCAGGTAACTACAAGTAGATGAGGAAAATGCAAACTATATCAGTGCATCATGTTTGTAAATCTAATAGAGTTATTggatagttattttttttaaaataaaataaataaatttcaataaGCAATTCCTTCATTCAAGAGCTAAGCTCCTCTTTTGGCTTTAGAAAGATGCTCATTAAAACGAGATCTTTTATCAGCCAAGTCAGAACAGGTGACATACTCCAGATGAGTGGCTAACAAATTCATTTCAACTTCTATCTCACAACAAGATAGAATTACAGCATTACAATCACCAGGTCCTGGTAATTTGCGTAAAATTCTTAAATGCAACCTTCAATCTACAAAAGCAGATTTCTAGTTCAATATGTAATTATAAGGGAAAGATACTTATTTGGTCCCTAGAGTTTTCAATTGTACCAAACTGATCCTATTCAGtataaaaaatatcttaaaGATCCTTTGGACAAGCAATGTGTCCAAAATGATTCCTGTCATCAGTCGTCTGATGAAAATCGTTAAATGTATATGTGGATCCAAATCACAACCAATCGCCGATTTTGGATCCAAATCCTGGCCCTCAGCAGATGAGGGGTGGCCTCCCCTAACCATACGAGGCGAGGCCGACTACCCCTCGTATGAAGGGAGGCCACCCCCTCATCAGGTAAGGCATAGATGTCCTTCTAGAGGGGTGGTTGACTGCCCCTTGCATGGTGTGGAGAGAGGTGGATCCACGTATACATTTAATGCTTTCCATCAAATGACTGGCGGCAATGACCATTTTGGACAGATAACTTACCCCAGGATCTTTAAAATACTTTTGATACCCAAGGATCAGTTTTGGTATAACTGCAAACCCCAAAGACCAAAAAGGTAATTTTTCCAATTTATGATAAATGTTCATTCCCAGACAATATATTCCTTTGATGTAAAGCAAGGAGGTCATTGTAGACTATATAGATTagcccaaaacaaaaatcagttcaaaacatttaaatagTCTAACGATGTAAAGCAAGGAGGTCATTGTAGACTATATATAGATTagcccaaaacaaaaatcagttcaaaacattttaatagTCTAACCTGACACCACCCATCTTTTCAGAAATCCACCCTGCAACATTTAACTTAGCATCCATCCTTGCAGCTGCAATTCCATGACCACTACCTCTTAACCGGTTCTGAAAACAGAACACAAATTTTGAGACTTGATGAACAAATATTAATATCCAGTTGAGTTACTTATTTTTTCCACAAAAGTTTGGTACCTCCATTCTTGCTTTGCTCTGGGACACAAACTGTTTAAACCGTTGCTGATCTGTAAACCGGACTTCTTGAAGAACACAATTAACCTACGATACATGCATGAATCCTTCAGTCAATCTATCATCCACCGGCAACTACTTGTTTGAGAAGTGAATTACAATAATGACAACATGGAGCAAAGTATTAACGAGATTTGGCAAGGGTAGTATGGTATACCATGGGTGGCcaacaaaataaggaaaatagaAAGGTGCACGAAGTTGTGGAAGAGGTTCTTAGTAAGGCATCCATTTTTATACTTATTGAAAGAGAGACCCTCATCATTGAAagaaacattttgaaaaaatgacAGTCAATCAATAGTATGTCTTAACATGTTTAAAAGAAACCTCCAGCTATACTAAAAGAATAATCAAGCTTGCAGCCCCAAACTAGTTGAGCATGGACATTTTAATCTTTGCAAATACAGCAGTTGGAAGACTTGATGCAAAGGTTCCGTATATTCCATAATGACAATACAACTTGCCTCaacaaataagaagaaaattatCCAATGTACAGGATAATAACAATAACCAAAAGAATCCTATGATGTGATAAAATAGAGGTGCATTAGAGGGAGATACGTAGTTCTCTCCCCCAACTCGTTTGTGCAAAATGCTTATGCAAAatctattttaaaaagttatgcATATGAATTTGGTATGTCTGCCAAAGTATATTCAATTCATGGTGCTAGAAACTAGGTCACTCTCAAATGTAGtgaaaataaagcaaaaaataagCCTGATTGAGGAGTAACATGAATAAAGCATCATCAGCAGAAGACCCGTAAAATAGATAATAGGACTTGGACCATGGTGCACCCAAATGCATGAGAACTTcaagatatttgttttttgataagttaagAACTTCAAGATATTTAATGAATTACTGCAATATTTACACTAATCAAAGTGGTTCAAATCAACAAATCATTCTTGAATTATTACATTTAAAGTCTGAAAAGAACAGATACCAGGTTAAATAGGTCTTCAGTACGTCCTGCCATGGCTTTGCCTCTAACAACTATATGGCTACATGGCTCCTCCTTGCCTCGTACAGATGATGTAAATGGAAAAACTGAGATCCCTCCAGTTTTTCTTCCAATTAACTGATTAAGCTGTACAAATGTCAGGTCTTTTGTACCCATCTCTAGCAATGATTGGCTGTCAAGAACATTGTTTCATAGTCAAAAATATGTGACCTCAATTATCTCTGGAGAAGAGATACAATACACATTAGAATTTATGCACTTTATCATCATTATTAGCACTGCTACTACTTccacattaacaatttttttatatttcttttaggTGGTAGAATACTTTGCCCTAGAGAGTGAACATTCTAGAGGTCGCTCTTTCTCTTAGTGAGGATTGGTAAAGCAAAAAGACTGGCACCGAAACAAGAGACATCATGCAAAAAGGATTGGACAAAAGAATTCATCTCCCTCAGGcaaccaaaataacaaaaagaagaatgaaaacCCCGAGTTAAGACAGATTTGGCAGGTCCTAGAAAGGAAATCATAGCAAGTTAAAGACAAGAGACTGAACTTACAATATTCAAGGTTAACGTACactaaatataaattttcttttcagaaCCTATTTGGTGAACCTGAAGGTAACATCTTACCAAAAAAGTGGTACCAAGGGGAGAAGCTCTTGCTTCAGTGTACCCAAATTGAAGACAATTTCGGTGTAAAGGACATCATTTGTGAAGAGGTCATGCTGCAAAACTTTTACTCCATTGATATCTCCAACCTACAGTTCATGTAAGAATGCTTGGTAAACTCCCCACCGAAAAAGAAACATGCAGTACTTTCAAACAAAAGACAGTAAAGGTAATGATAACCTGTGTAGGAACATGAATAGGTTCTTTTGGAATGTCATGTAGAGAGAGGCTTGGGACACTTCTCAGAGCTTCTGGTGGGTCAGGAGTTTCCTGCTTCAGTCGTAACTCCTGTGTAGCACGTGCTAGCTCAGCAAGATCTTCCTCTGTCATACTTGATTTAAGTTTCTCTAAAATTTCTTTCTCAGCTTCTTCTTCACGAGAAGCTTTCTTTGGATCAGGCTGACATAGAAAATAACCAAGATATAATTAGTACAGAAGACCACATGCAGACAACAACTGAAAACTTTTAGGCTAAAATGAATTAGAGACTACCTGCATTTCTATAGTAACTCGATGAGGATTGTTTAAGATGAATTTCTCTATTATAGGAGAAAAAACAGCTTTAGAGCCTTCCTCTGCTATTCTGGCTTTAAGGGCAGTCAAGGGTTTCTCATACTTCAATGGCTCAAAGGGGTCCATGTCATATATCCATTTACCctataaaacaaaaggcaaagtacacaagtaaataaaaataaaacaagagaaggATGCCAGGttcataaaacaacaaaaagcaGGGTATATCTTACAATGGACCGAAGCATCAGCGACAAGCCACGAGGAAATGATCCAGTGTTGTTTTCCCTGAGAGAAAACTCAATTGTATTCATGGACGCCTCCACAGCATCTGCATCAAAACCTTCCTCCACTAAATTCTTAAGTGTACTCATGACTAACTCTTCTACCTTTTGAATGTCATCTTCAGAGACACCCTTCAATCCAATACTAAATTGAGGCTGAAGGAGCTCATCTTCAACCCCACCACCAACTATGGCATCTCCTAAGCCACTTTCCAGCAAGATTTTCCTTAATGGAGAAGCAGGAGTTCCCAACATAAGATGATCCAAGAACCCAAGGGTAAGCTCAGTTTCCAGATCTAGGGGCTTGTCAGAGAGCAGCCAATTAAGGCATACCatatgcttcttcttcagaTCCCCACCTTCACCAGAAGGATATTTCTCAACAATCCTGATTGGATCTGAGAATAGTTTTTGTGGTTCAATCTTTGATTCATTGGGAGCTGAACTCGCATCAAACATGTCTAGATACTCTGTGTCAGAAGGAGATAGAGAGAGTAAGAtgctaaattttaaataaatttcacAGAATCCTAAATCATCATTGAACCAGATCAGTAGAATTCAAACTTGACATCAATGTAGGCAGTAAATAATCAATAGCTTTACAgccattcattttctttttcttgatttagTTGCCTGTATAAAATAGCTTCTGAAATAAACTgctcaaaaaaattgaaaaggggAATTCCTTTTATTCACAATTTTAAGCAccttttttttgtgaaaaaaagcAATTATGTAGAGTACTTTAATATAAGAACCAGATAGAATGTAGTATgcttaaacaccaaaaaattacaattttgcaattttttttcttttatatataaagaagttACAGAAAATTCACTGGAGAAGCCCAGTCATTTTAGGTTTCCTTGGTGTAATGGGTAGACACGTCTAGTTTTGCATCACATTTCTTTTGGGACAAATTTACCCATGCATATCATGGAAAGTTATGAGAGGCATGTATTCATAAAAGCAGAAGTCATTTATTACCACTCAAGATTCGTAGGCGCTCATTTGGATCATCATCTCCATAAAACCATATCCTGGCATTGCTGGGGTGGTAATATTTACGGTGAAATTCCTGTAAATTTCATTCAGCGAAATAGCACCATATACTTCATACaaaataatgaatattaaaaacTGTGTTCGAGTACAGATCTAGGCAATTTGGAAACTACAAGAGGTCACATACGTAAGAATATATGGATAAAAAAGTCATCTATGTTACTGGaaagaaacttaaaaaatttctaaGGCATGCTACAGAAACTTTAATGGCAAAACTGATAGCAAAAGTCATAAAACTGCAAATGTTGTCATCCATATATCAATGTTGAAACTTGAAGGAGCCCTTCTAGAGTACATGAgaataattcaataattaaCATGCGAAACTGGATACCAGAAAACTTCATCACAATTCCAGAGGTAAAGagttgcatttaaaaaaaattaaataaagtgacagtattacaataaataaaaaaccataatGCTCTGCCAAAAGcttttaattaacttttttgaCAATtagcataaataaaaatggaTTGTCCGCTATTGAATAGCCAGAAAAACCCCATTGACATTTATCGACAGggtaaaaaagaaacaataaataaCACCAGATTTCATTTGAACTTTATAAtttaacaactttttttttttttgataggtaataagTAACTATATAGTTCAACAAGTATCACactcaaaacaaagaaagcactATGTAAGTCATTTAGGTTAAGAGAATTAATTAGTACTGCAAAGATACAACActaaaaaaatcactatttgaaaGTTACATATTGTTACACTAAGATGGTAGATCAAGAATCTCAACATGATGCGATGCGTGCAACAAaccttgaattcctcatatgacaGTTTGGGAATAACTTGAGGATCACCTCCACTGTCAACACCATAAGTATTGTCTGGGAAAAGAGCCTGTGCCCAAAGTTACATGTAAGACccatcaataaaataataataatagaaaacaatgagaaaaaaaaaatgcatcaaatcttTTGGATAACAACTGACATTTGAatgaattcaaactagtaacatTTATCAAAAATGAACATAGAATTCAAATTAGTAACATTTGAGTCATCTAGAATGTTTCTTCCAGAGCATGCCTAGCCATATGGATTTACTGACCAACTC from Corylus avellana chromosome ca1, CavTom2PMs-1.0 encodes the following:
- the LOC132177779 gene encoding presequence protease 1, chloroplastic/mitochondrial-like, producing the protein MDRTALLRSLACNRFFFRSARRLSRPCSSLSSRSASSSAPKRHRLIPDRSSRRSLLRQRLASSASSLNFRRSLSSLSPRAVSTPPAHSSSEFIGVQDEVAEKLGFEKVSEQLIGECKSKAVLFKHKKTGAEVMSVSNDDENKVFGIVFRTPPKDSTGIPHILEHSVLCGSRKYPLKEPFVELLKGSLHTFLNAFTYPDRTCYPVASTNSKDFYNLVDVYLDAVFFPKCVEDFQTFQQEGWHYELNNPSEDICYKGVVFNEMKGVYSQPDNILGRAAQQALFPDNTYGVDSGGDPQVIPKLSYEEFKEFHRKYYHPSNARIWFYGDDDPNERLRILSEYLDMFDASSAPNESKIEPQKLFSDPIRIVEKYPSGEGGDLKKKHMVCLNWLLSDKPLDLETELTLGFLDHLMLGTPASPLRKILLESGLGDAIVGGGVEDELLQPQFSIGLKGVSEDDIQKVEELVMSTLKNLVEEGFDADAVEASMNTIEFSLRENNTGSFPRGLSLMLRSIGKWIYDMDPFEPLKYEKPLTALKARIAEEGSKAVFSPIIEKFILNNPHRVTIEMQPDPKKASREEEAEKEILEKLKSSMTEEDLAELARATQELRLKQETPDPPEALRSVPSLSLHDIPKEPIHVPTQVGDINGVKVLQHDLFTNDVLYTEIVFNLGTLKQELLPLVPLFCQSLLEMGTKDLTFVQLNQLIGRKTGGISVFPFTSSVRGKEEPCSHIVVRGKAMAGRTEDLFNLVNCVLQEVRFTDQQRFKQFVSQSKARMENRLRGSGHGIAAARMDAKLNVAGWISEKMGGVSYLEFLKALEENVDQDWDGISSSLEEIRKSLLSRNGCLINMTADGKTLTNSEKFVSKFLDSLPSNSLLKTASWNARLPSENEAIVIPTQVNYVGKAANLYETGYQLDGSAYVISKYLSNTWLWDRVRVSGGAYGGFCDFDTHSGVFSFLSYRDPNLLKTLEVYDGTADFLRGLVMDDDALTKAIIGTIGDVDSYQLPDAKGYSSMLRYLLGITEEERQRRRGEILSTSLKDFKEFADAIEAVKDKGVVVAVASPDDVDAAHKECSNFFQIKKAL